In the Phaseolus vulgaris cultivar G19833 chromosome 7, P. vulgaris v2.0, whole genome shotgun sequence genome, one interval contains:
- the LOC137828981 gene encoding tetraspanin-18-like, whose protein sequence is MRLNICHVSLAFVLKFLNFLQSFVAISILLYSIWMFNEWEHRLPPPPLPHAFDFYLKLNFIVLPAPWFIYAFLGVGILVLCISFLGCIAAEMINGCCLCFYTLLIAVLLMLEASLVGFIALDSDWEKDIPLDPTGKLDELRIFIEDNIDICTWVGITVLVVQALSLLLALILRATVSTREADFDFENEGDARRRSWEPLLNPQSGQPSGSGKGDNRGNHSDIWSSRMREKYGLTHGDKSSHQP, encoded by the exons ATGCGTCTCAATATCTGTCACGTTTCGCTCGCTTTCGTTCTCAAATTCCTCAATTTCCTTCAATCCTTCGTTGCCATTTCCATTTTGCTCTATTCCATATGGATGTTCAACGAATGGGAGCAtcgtcttcctcctcctcctctccCTCACGCTTTTGATTTCTATCTCAAGCTCAATTTCATCGTTCTACCCGCTCCATG gttTATCTACGCTTTCTTGGGAGTGGGAATTTTGGTGTTATGCATTTCTTTCTTGGGTTGCATTGCAGCTGAAATGATTAATGGTTGCTGCTTGTGTTTT TACACTCTACTCATCGCGGTGCTTCTTATGCTGGAAGCTTCTCTGGTGGGATTCATTGCACTTGATAGTGATTGGGAAAAG GATATCCCACTTGATCCAACCGGTAAACTTGACGAGCTTCGAATTTTCATCGAAGATAATATAGATATCTGTACTTGGGTTGGCATTACTGTGCTCGTGGTTCAG GCACTGTCTCTACTACTGGCATTAATTCTGCGAGCCACAGTTTCTACCAGGGAGgctgattttgattttgagaaTGAAGGTGATGCTAGGCGTAGAAGTTGGGAACCCCTACTAAATCCTCAATCTGGCCAACCATCTGGGTCTGGCAAAGGTGATAATAGAGGAAATCACTCTGATATTTGGAGCTCACGGATGAGAGAAAAG TACGGATTGACCCATGGAGATAAGAGCAGCCACCAACCATGA